Proteins from a genomic interval of Nitrospinota bacterium:
- the thrH gene encoding bifunctional phosphoserine phosphatase/homoserine phosphotransferase ThrH: protein MIACLDLEGVLIPEVWIAFAEKTGIEKLRLTTRDIPDYDVLMRGRLKILEENNLKLSDIEDVIRGISPLPGAYEFLQWLQSEFQVVILSDTFYEFAGPLMAQLGNPTLFCHSLVLNKEGSIVDYRLRITDGKTKAVRAFKNLNFQVIAAGDSYNDTGMLQEADAGILYCPPDNVIEEFPQFQVTRNYVEFKDALIITRDGLLKTANS from the coding sequence AAAACCGGAATTGAAAAGCTCCGCCTGACGACCCGTGATATCCCCGATTATGACGTACTGATGCGGGGACGATTGAAAATCCTGGAGGAAAATAATCTAAAACTATCGGACATCGAAGACGTGATCCGAGGGATTTCTCCGTTGCCGGGGGCCTATGAGTTTTTGCAATGGCTGCAATCCGAGTTTCAGGTAGTCATACTGTCAGATACGTTTTATGAGTTTGCCGGTCCGTTGATGGCGCAACTTGGCAATCCCACACTTTTTTGCCACAGTCTCGTGCTGAATAAAGAAGGAAGCATCGTGGACTACCGTTTACGCATTACTGATGGCAAAACCAAGGCCGTCCGGGCGTTTAAAAATCTCAATTTCCAGGTGATCGCCGCAGGGGATTCTTATAACGATACCGGGATGCTGCAAGAAGCCGATGCCGGGATTTTGTATTGCCCACCGGACAATGTGATCGAAGAGTTTCCGCAGTTTCAAGTCACCCGCAATTACGTGGAATTTAAAGATGCGCTGATCATAACCCGGGACGGATTGCTGAAAACTGCAAACTCATAG